A window of Cohnella herbarum contains these coding sequences:
- the hisA gene encoding phosphoribosylformimino-5-aminoimidazole carboxamide ribotide isomerase, whose protein sequence is MKFRPCIDIHQGKVKQIVGETLQADTSKVVENFVSERGADYYASLYKQDGLTGGHIIMLGGGNREAALSALRAYPGGLQIGGGITAENAAAYLSEGASHVIVTSYVFRNARLQMDNLRRIVSEVGRERLVLDLSCKERDDKWYVVTDQWTTFSDLEVNEANVRELESYCDEFLIHAVDVEGKREGVQEKLAAKLSEWATIPTTYAGGARSIEDLARFRELTCGKLDITIGSALDIFGGTLPYSEVVAYCDPSRSR, encoded by the coding sequence TTCAAGCGGACACCTCGAAGGTCGTGGAGAACTTCGTCTCCGAACGCGGGGCGGACTACTATGCTTCGCTGTATAAACAAGACGGGTTAACTGGCGGGCATATCATCATGCTCGGCGGCGGCAACCGGGAGGCGGCCTTGTCCGCGCTAAGGGCATATCCAGGCGGCTTGCAGATCGGCGGAGGGATCACGGCGGAGAACGCGGCAGCTTACTTAAGCGAAGGGGCTTCGCACGTCATCGTCACTTCTTACGTTTTCCGAAACGCTCGCCTTCAGATGGACAACCTGCGGAGAATCGTTTCGGAGGTCGGCCGGGAACGACTTGTACTTGATCTCAGTTGTAAGGAACGGGATGACAAATGGTACGTGGTGACAGACCAGTGGACGACGTTCAGCGATCTGGAAGTAAATGAAGCAAATGTCCGAGAGCTCGAAAGCTACTGCGACGAGTTCCTGATCCACGCGGTCGACGTTGAAGGGAAGCGGGAGGGCGTCCAAGAGAAGCTTGCTGCTAAGCTCTCCGAATGGGCAACAATTCCGACCACTTACGCAGGCGGGGCGCGATCGATCGAGGATTTGGCGCGATTCCGTGAGTTGACGTGCGGTAAGCTGGACATTACGATAGGCAGCGCTCTCGATATTTTCGGAGGGACTCTGCCCTATAGCGAAGTCGTGGCCTATTGCGATCCGTCGCGGTCGCGATAA
- the hisF gene encoding imidazole glycerol phosphate synthase subunit HisF — protein sequence MLAKRIIPCLDVKDGRVVKGVNFVNLRDAGDPVELAAIYDREGADELVFLDISASVEGRATMVEVVRRTAGEITIPFTVGGGISAVEDMKRLLRAGADKIGINTAAIRNPGLITDGSRTFGAQCIVVAIDAKYNAEWEEWEVFTHGGRNATGIRALAWAQEAERRGAGELLLTSMDADGTKDGFDIALTKAVSSSVGIPVIASGGAGNAEHFANVFAEGQADAALAASIFHYKEVSVQEVKANLRGKGVNVR from the coding sequence TTGTTAGCAAAAAGGATTATTCCGTGCCTCGACGTGAAGGACGGACGAGTCGTTAAGGGAGTTAACTTCGTGAATTTGCGCGATGCCGGAGATCCGGTGGAACTTGCGGCGATCTACGATCGGGAGGGCGCGGACGAGCTTGTATTCCTGGACATCTCCGCATCGGTGGAAGGCAGGGCTACGATGGTGGAAGTCGTACGCCGGACGGCCGGGGAAATCACGATTCCCTTTACGGTAGGAGGAGGCATCTCCGCGGTTGAAGATATGAAACGTTTGCTTCGCGCGGGTGCCGATAAGATCGGCATCAACACGGCGGCGATTCGCAATCCGGGCTTGATTACGGACGGTTCGAGGACGTTCGGGGCGCAATGCATCGTGGTGGCGATCGACGCGAAGTATAACGCGGAGTGGGAAGAATGGGAAGTGTTCACCCACGGAGGACGCAACGCGACAGGCATTCGCGCGCTCGCTTGGGCTCAAGAAGCCGAACGCAGGGGGGCTGGAGAGTTGCTCCTGACAAGCATGGATGCGGACGGAACGAAGGACGGATTCGATATCGCGCTCACAAAGGCGGTTTCGAGCAGCGTAGGCATTCCGGTCATCGCATCGGGCGGAGCGGGCAATGCGGAGCACTTCGCGAACGTATTCGCGGAAGGCCAAGCGGATGCGGCGCTGGCGGCAAGCATTTTCCACTACAAAGAAGTATCGGTGCAAGAGGTCAAGGCGAACTTGCGCGGTAAAGGAGTGAACGTACGATGA
- the hisIE gene encoding bifunctional phosphoribosyl-AMP cyclohydrolase/phosphoribosyl-ATP diphosphatase HisIE, which produces MTLQQQSPEWADQIKWSEDGLVPAVVQDSLSKEVLMLAYMNEESLKKSLESGQTWFWSRSRNELWNKGATSGHTQQIVSLHYDCDGDTLLVKVQQKGPACHTGAYSCFYREGASAEENATSTGQQEDRFGPLSRLEATIAQRDAERPEGAYTTYLFEKGVDKILKKVGEETAEVIIAAKNRDQVELRAEAADLIFHLMVLLREQGIPFDGVLQELEFRHRKPVKKD; this is translated from the coding sequence ATGACATTGCAACAACAATCGCCGGAATGGGCGGATCAAATCAAATGGAGCGAGGATGGACTTGTTCCGGCCGTCGTGCAGGACTCGCTTAGCAAAGAAGTTCTCATGCTGGCATACATGAATGAAGAATCGCTAAAGAAGTCGCTGGAAAGCGGCCAAACCTGGTTTTGGAGCCGTTCGCGGAACGAGCTGTGGAACAAGGGCGCGACAAGCGGACATACGCAGCAAATCGTCTCCCTTCACTATGATTGCGATGGGGATACGTTGCTCGTGAAGGTGCAACAAAAAGGTCCGGCGTGTCACACGGGCGCTTACAGTTGCTTCTATCGCGAAGGAGCAAGCGCGGAGGAGAATGCAACCTCGACGGGGCAACAGGAAGACCGATTCGGACCGTTAAGCCGCCTGGAGGCGACAATCGCCCAGAGAGATGCGGAACGTCCGGAGGGCGCGTATACGACTTACCTATTCGAGAAGGGCGTCGACAAGATCCTCAAGAAAGTCGGGGAGGAAACGGCGGAGGTCATCATTGCCGCGAAAAATCGCGACCAGGTAGAGTTGCGCGCCGAAGCGGCCGATTTGATTTTCCACTTGATGGTTCTGTTGCGCGAGCAAGGCATTCCGTTCGACGGAGTTCTGCAAGAGCTTGAATTCCGGCACCGGAAGCCGGTTAAGAAAGATTAG
- the hisJ gene encoding histidinol-phosphatase HisJ: MRIDYHTHNYRCGHAVGTLEEYILSAIDKGMDEIGLSDHMPLLHLSQEEHPDIAMSMEELPRYVEECLSLQEKYKDQIAVRVGLEGDYIEGCEEKIEAIVNGYPWDYVIGSVHFLGKWDVTDFRQVHQWEGRNVSDAYERYFDAIRKAAATGFYDYIGHIDAIKRFAPSRPEEDVTALEDAALQAVKKHDLAFELNAAGIYAPCKEMYPSLQILERAKAYNIPVTYGSDAHHPDKVGQKGAEAQTMLKNVGYTHLATFLGRKRVMKPF, translated from the coding sequence ATGCGGATCGACTATCATACCCATAACTACCGATGCGGACATGCGGTCGGAACGTTGGAAGAATATATTCTGAGCGCCATAGACAAAGGCATGGACGAAATCGGCTTGTCCGATCACATGCCTTTGCTTCACTTGAGCCAGGAGGAGCACCCCGACATCGCGATGTCGATGGAGGAACTCCCGCGCTACGTGGAGGAATGCCTGAGTCTGCAAGAAAAATACAAGGACCAAATCGCGGTGCGAGTCGGGCTTGAGGGAGATTATATCGAAGGTTGCGAGGAGAAGATCGAAGCGATCGTAAACGGATATCCATGGGATTACGTGATCGGCTCGGTCCATTTTCTCGGCAAATGGGACGTAACGGATTTCAGGCAGGTTCACCAGTGGGAAGGCCGCAACGTTTCGGATGCCTATGAGCGGTATTTCGATGCCATACGCAAAGCTGCCGCTACGGGATTTTACGACTACATCGGCCACATCGACGCGATCAAGCGGTTCGCTCCCAGTCGGCCGGAAGAGGATGTAACCGCCCTGGAAGATGCCGCTCTTCAAGCGGTCAAGAAACACGATCTCGCATTCGAACTTAACGCCGCCGGCATTTATGCCCCATGCAAAGAGATGTACCCGTCCCTCCAAATATTGGAACGAGCTAAGGCTTATAATATCCCGGTAACCTACGGTTCCGATGCCCATCACCCCGATAAAGTAGGACAAAAAGGGGCAGAAGCGCAAACGATGCTGAAAAACGTCGGATATACGCACCTAGCGACCTTTCTAGGGCGCAAACGGGTTATGAAACCTTTTTGA
- a CDS encoding ribose-phosphate diphosphokinase produces MYSSSSSKLRIFSGSSNPLLAGKIAENLGMPLGKIKLSRFKSGEVYVHYEETIRNCDVFLVQSLSHPINDYFVELLVMIDAAKRASARTINVVLPYYGYARQERKAAPREPISAKMVADVLTTVGAHRIITIDLHAPAIQGFFNIPVDHLTALDLISDYLKSKNIRNPVVVSPDAGRASTAEKLASQLDCSFAIMIKKRPAHNESVITHVIGDVEGCTPIIIEDMIDTGTTIVNVVEGLKERGAEDVYVCATHPLFSGPALQRLDHPNIKEVVVTDSILLPEDRSSRFKVITVAPMLAEATRIIMEGGSISTLFKNAGV; encoded by the coding sequence ATGTACAGCAGCAGCAGCAGTAAGCTACGTATTTTTTCGGGATCATCCAATCCGTTATTGGCAGGGAAAATTGCCGAGAACCTCGGTATGCCGCTTGGGAAAATTAAACTTTCCCGATTTAAGAGCGGTGAAGTGTACGTTCACTATGAGGAAACGATTCGCAATTGCGATGTCTTCCTGGTTCAGTCGTTGTCCCACCCAATCAATGACTATTTCGTTGAATTGCTGGTCATGATTGACGCTGCCAAAAGGGCATCCGCCCGTACCATTAATGTCGTGCTGCCGTATTACGGCTACGCCCGTCAAGAACGGAAAGCCGCTCCCCGCGAGCCTATTTCCGCTAAGATGGTTGCCGACGTATTAACGACGGTAGGTGCTCACCGGATTATTACGATTGATCTGCATGCCCCGGCAATACAAGGTTTCTTCAATATTCCGGTCGATCATCTGACAGCACTGGATTTAATCAGCGATTATTTGAAATCCAAGAACATTCGCAACCCTGTTGTCGTATCTCCAGATGCGGGGCGGGCTTCTACAGCCGAGAAGCTGGCGAGCCAATTGGATTGTTCCTTTGCTATCATGATCAAGAAACGTCCTGCACATAATGAGTCCGTTATTACTCATGTTATCGGAGATGTAGAAGGCTGCACGCCGATCATTATCGAAGATATGATCGATACAGGAACGACGATCGTGAACGTCGTGGAAGGCTTGAAGGAACGTGGTGCGGAAGACGTCTATGTGTGCGCGACCCATCCATTGTTCTCGGGCCCCGCCCTTCAACGGTTAGACCATCCGAACATCAAGGAAGTCGTCGTAACCGACTCCATCCTGCTGCCGGAAGATCGTTCCTCGCGCTTCAAAGTCATTACGGTTGCTCCGATGTTAGCCGAAGCCACGCGCATTATTATGGAGGGCGGCTCGATCAGTACGCTCTTTAAGAACGCAGGGGTTTAG
- a CDS encoding tetratricopeptide repeat protein, with amino-acid sequence MSQRKRAAQNRRPKVIPMRLDATFFFERAVQSLDRYHYDKALKYFRRAVEYEPENPVNHCNMAGILSEMGRYEESNVILRSVLDQIDPAMTECYYYLANNYANMELFEAAEEALVRYLENDVEGQFLDESDELLDLLNYELNRPTKLVTIKAKENIYAHDKARELLEAGHFAEAVKMLEEIIGREPDFLAARNNLGLAYYYMGLFEKSVVTITEVLEAEPGNLHALCNLAIFYQHSNQDGPLQALIEKLNKTVPFHPEHVFKMATTLGIVGEHREAYNHFRRLLRTGELSGEPSLHHFAAVAAVNLQRFDDAEKHWKHAEKLDSESPVPSFYLRRLEKVRTGEESPPTHYHYHLPFEEQFREWEHSPGQVTEALKRDPLIRSSFFWALRHGDRHTKVQVIQALGLVADEEVIEALKAFLIDADEEDELKRVAVLVLRSIGVQDSLTVTFSGRTLTLEARRKSAKLPVWDSAWQTVLEHALEGMSGRYDVVQQHDMMTLWVDYLSRVYPEVPKLHKSTGWAAALEYWTAKMHRRTVTYSDLVNRYGVSQASISRYANRIDEACGIREKLDLTTPSFH; translated from the coding sequence ATGAGTCAGCGGAAGCGTGCGGCCCAGAACCGACGACCTAAAGTAATCCCGATGCGTCTGGACGCTACTTTCTTCTTTGAACGCGCCGTGCAGTCGCTGGATCGTTACCACTACGACAAGGCACTTAAATATTTTCGCCGTGCTGTGGAGTACGAACCGGAAAACCCGGTGAACCATTGCAATATGGCAGGCATTCTGTCGGAGATGGGCCGTTACGAGGAGTCGAACGTTATTCTTCGTTCCGTGTTGGATCAGATCGATCCCGCCATGACGGAGTGTTATTACTATTTAGCCAATAACTACGCCAATATGGAATTGTTCGAAGCCGCGGAAGAGGCGCTTGTCCGGTATCTGGAGAACGATGTCGAAGGGCAATTCCTCGACGAGTCGGACGAGCTGCTCGACCTGCTCAATTACGAACTGAACCGGCCGACGAAGCTGGTGACCATTAAGGCGAAAGAAAACATATACGCGCATGACAAAGCCCGCGAGCTGTTGGAAGCAGGACATTTTGCGGAAGCGGTCAAGATGCTCGAAGAAATTATCGGGAGAGAACCGGATTTTCTCGCGGCAAGGAATAACTTGGGGCTGGCATACTACTATATGGGACTGTTCGAGAAATCGGTCGTCACCATTACGGAGGTGCTCGAAGCGGAGCCGGGCAATCTGCACGCGCTGTGCAATCTGGCGATCTTCTACCAGCATTCGAACCAAGACGGTCCTCTGCAGGCGTTGATCGAGAAGCTCAATAAAACGGTGCCGTTTCATCCCGAGCACGTATTTAAGATGGCGACGACCCTCGGTATCGTGGGGGAGCACCGCGAAGCGTATAACCATTTCCGGCGCTTGTTGAGAACGGGCGAGCTATCGGGCGAACCGAGCTTGCACCATTTCGCCGCGGTGGCCGCCGTGAATCTGCAACGCTTCGACGATGCGGAGAAGCATTGGAAGCATGCGGAGAAGTTGGATAGCGAATCACCCGTGCCTTCGTTTTATTTGCGCAGGCTGGAGAAAGTAAGAACGGGCGAAGAAAGTCCGCCGACGCATTATCACTACCATCTGCCGTTCGAAGAGCAATTCCGGGAATGGGAGCACAGTCCGGGACAAGTGACGGAAGCGTTGAAGCGGGATCCGCTTATCCGTTCTTCCTTCTTCTGGGCTCTCCGTCATGGAGATCGCCATACGAAGGTTCAGGTCATTCAGGCGTTGGGACTCGTTGCGGACGAGGAAGTCATCGAAGCGCTGAAAGCTTTCCTGATCGATGCGGACGAAGAGGATGAACTGAAGCGGGTGGCCGTTCTTGTGCTGCGTTCGATCGGCGTGCAGGATTCGCTGACCGTAACGTTCAGCGGGCGAACGCTTACGCTTGAAGCTAGGCGCAAGTCGGCTAAACTGCCGGTCTGGGACAGCGCGTGGCAAACGGTGCTGGAACATGCGCTCGAAGGCATGTCCGGGCGATACGACGTCGTGCAGCAGCACGATATGATGACCTTATGGGTCGATTACTTATCGCGCGTGTACCCTGAAGTTCCGAAGCTCCATAAATCGACCGGTTGGGCGGCGGCATTGGAATATTGGACGGCTAAGATGCACCGCAGAACGGTAACGTACTCGGATTTGGTCAATCGCTATGGCGTTTCCCAGGCCAGTATCAGCCGTTATGCCAATCGGATTGACGAAGCTTGCGGTATTCGGGAGAAGCTAGACTTAACGACACCTTCATTTCACTAA
- the trxB gene encoding thioredoxin-disulfide reductase, translating to MHKTIVIGTGPAGLTAAIYLARANLSPLVIEGPEPGGQLTTTTEVENFPGFPEGIMGPDLMANMRKQAERFGAEFRTGWINKVDTSKRPFTLSLEGGETLQAETLIISTGASAKYMGIPGEKDNVGRGVSTCATCDGFFFRGKKIIVVGGGDSAMEEANFLTRFASEVTLVHRRDEMRASKIMQDRARENNKILWGLNKTPIEVVSGPLGVTGLKVRNNETGEEEVIDTQGLFVAIGHTPNTKFLDNQIETDELGYIKVKPGTTETNIPGIFACGDVQDHKYRQAITAAGSGCMAALDCEKFMEGSAVHDWSQSL from the coding sequence ATGCACAAAACGATCGTAATCGGAACAGGACCAGCCGGACTTACGGCTGCTATTTACTTGGCTCGGGCGAACTTGTCCCCGTTAGTCATCGAAGGGCCGGAGCCTGGCGGTCAACTGACGACAACGACGGAAGTCGAGAATTTCCCCGGATTTCCGGAAGGAATCATGGGTCCTGACTTAATGGCGAACATGCGCAAGCAAGCGGAACGGTTCGGCGCGGAATTCCGCACGGGCTGGATTAACAAAGTGGACACGTCGAAACGTCCGTTCACGCTCTCTCTGGAAGGCGGAGAGACGCTGCAAGCGGAAACTTTGATTATTTCCACGGGAGCTTCCGCCAAATATATGGGGATTCCTGGGGAGAAAGACAACGTAGGACGCGGCGTTAGCACGTGCGCGACTTGCGACGGATTTTTCTTCCGCGGCAAGAAAATCATCGTTGTCGGGGGCGGAGATTCGGCTATGGAGGAAGCGAACTTCCTGACTCGGTTCGCTTCGGAAGTTACCCTGGTCCATCGTCGCGATGAGATGAGAGCGTCTAAGATCATGCAGGACCGGGCTCGCGAGAACAACAAAATTTTGTGGGGTTTAAACAAAACTCCTATAGAGGTTGTCTCCGGACCGCTTGGCGTTACAGGATTAAAAGTTCGTAACAACGAAACCGGCGAGGAAGAGGTCATCGATACGCAAGGATTGTTCGTCGCTATCGGACATACGCCGAATACGAAGTTCCTCGATAATCAGATCGAGACGGATGAGCTCGGGTATATCAAAGTAAAGCCGGGCACGACGGAAACGAATATTCCGGGCATATTCGCATGCGGAGACGTTCAGGATCATAAATATCGTCAAGCGATCACCGCTGCCGGAAGCGGCTGCATGGCCGCTCTGGATTGCGAGAAGTTTATGGAAGGCTCCGCCGTTCACGACTGGAGCCAGTCGCTTTAA